Proteins encoded together in one Hylaeus volcanicus isolate JK05 chromosome 3, UHH_iyHylVolc1.0_haploid, whole genome shotgun sequence window:
- the LOC128873828 gene encoding leucine-rich repeat serine/threonine-protein kinase 1, with protein MEDYTPIDEDFPGRLLHQAALWDNAELLEDLLRGEHAQYINSQDSWGRTPLHAAAITENSRCLDVLLSAGANPNIPCGPRGHYRTPLHICAEHGHSSNIEKLLEFNADLMIMDNNGQKPIDVAEKNMQDVCSNLLKLAAEKYELAKLAMHASLRATCIQGDTVAAKNIIQGITTNLEYIINMAPNGANTLLFIACEMGHKDIVRILLDHGADCRIHPVTKYCPLYIACYNGKVEIVELLLRHFPKQVHSLTVEKWLPIHAAAINGHHLVIDLLLRFEYPQQTYQCYKDSSGEFEYDMPFDINTQDVTGQNVLYISSMLGNIKIVELLLNYRVKARKIKEEDMGVSQPLPMSKRKISSGIQRLMSSLNFRSKAFDKKDDNMICPLNLDLYCNNASETSLYAAVRGKHTEVVTALLVAGADPNLPVKVPCDQSDPESNYSNALIVACQQRDIKIAELLLKHGAVDNTCKAIKIAAQNRDEPLTAKLLSIKAYPDSEYKINKKAMTECTQTSHFSALSSFGNVTYSTLFPNTPTMINWHDQQCHLSQIRSQWLIDAVLHVNKKLSAKNNDLVLYAITRIDISHNSITSIPSSIFYLQSLRYLSIAQNKIDTLTAEPKSPKDKLCPVLEEMYLQDNRLEQLPEFIMNLPALEIMDVSNNKLQCLPDNLWRAPKLKELNASFNLLKDLPSQVSQNISRKSQRDDALNNSPSSRSLASQLAISREDSLEFESFTKIANAQIIEMNRPHVWTRSVHVSEKILDDNEGGVRSVLTSLNLAHNLFNSIPVALPCLAVTLVRLNMAYNSLRSMSHITSYPASLKQLDLSNNQISRWPSLPQVDGADLTEQANTACYCPTTNVQSPIVPGSNRQTATSLRDVVLMSVCTHRRHLRLENLRTLILTNNLLNRIQLTSIDDGEMPNLEEENVDKDTKITYSGSKLYLLFPNVSMLDVSNNKLKEIPQNIYELNNLSVLNISGNPEIVELPPQMGLLSRLWNLNTQGCRLQEPLKTMIESKKYKTMDVIGYLKSILEDAKPYARMKLMIVGIQGIGKTSLLEQLRQEGEVPNKKKASEHWAKRMGNKNINAKTARGTTISTVGVDIGDWIYEKKMRGQSSHGPVYFRTWDFGGQREYYATHQYFLSKRSLYLVVWRITDGFKGVSEIFQWLVNIQSRAPNTPVIIVGTHYDISYEHSEALQQYIRDKFINVVDAEKCGLPKVMETIEVSCKTKHNIKMLCNLIYDVVFSLRSPGSKELLLEQKVPSSYLALEDVVIQLAHDRKLSGGDPVLKADQYYTAVNNELQKLHRSFRDPAELHQATLFLHENGIILHYDDATLKDLYFLDPQWLCDMLAHVVTIREINPFARSGIMKLDDIQHVFKSSTISSIDTQGYIVSLLNKFEVALTWDYRTLLIPSLLPTEEDILRSNQVIKIPVKTRSWHMRCKKIASPMITFQNSSGDKTNNECVLTSRSQPDCSVTRLLLMSYFPSGFWSRLITRILADDAIVEIVMSFLAPFKDFVDDNIFISLLDMQAEWVLWQTGIELRYANITLLRLKEVNYNLKNVPYDYRQYKFKLKQDGIWCNVDFKNSAILEIWFPVDTLVIKQPIMSDSVDEEPMGYQAIVVEPRPESMPQLLALIVDHIDILLEDWYPTLGTRFVHTSEGKLLVTRLIPCPRCLLNNGENENEISDNDRLVEDIQKYYVNKERQSQDSYKSDGDSGVGYDSLTSSRMPSLEGHPDIAKQNAHSEGILAYSWMVEECILSAYSNKPISCPKHSDIPLSHVAPDIIFMDLGAKHLIKSEDIKLGKLLGRGAFGFVFKGVCRLPGTYQRADIAIKMLQPVPPGPNSKQSAILAYKAAQSKWDRDPLQYACKAYCTARQELNILLTLRHTNIVPLIGIVVSPLALVLDLAPGGALDSVLKNYRRSGAKLDPYTLQAIILQVAKAVEYLHQQHVIYRDLKSENVLVWQMPLPFQNHPEHPVHVKVADYGISRLTLPTGAKGFGGTEGFMAPEIIKYNGEEEYTEKVDSFSFGMFVYELITLRQPFEGHEAVKECILEGGRPPLSYRETFHPCYALDLMVICWAQNPKDRPTASQIVSIASAPEFTHLIDVIVLTERTQVTAITMTNRTIEENINGDEIWFGHNNGEVDMLLGTQKGWLQHVRIETPIIPYAMCGVDGYIWIGDNAGQVHVYLGSNFGCVASYNLEPDHRKESKVVGLIYLEQIKQFVVALHSGKIFLLSNSFTQMKKVEVVTDIQDNIKTYSLAAIYKKKRILELWVGQSFGRISIYVLKDNNLIDTVQVFHATGEAAMKNLFATYLLSAENSILSYTYPGCIVYQWDVDTRHIINKLDMSKLVPCSESLKSISIEENLSTEKCQVTALETCRNQLYIGTTWGCIVVAECISLRPITVFRPFEGKVCQIISFKSADEKKLVLATVGQGYRSLISRYTDFPVDCSDADDLKHSMYALLWRSEHWSAA; from the coding sequence ATGGAGGATTATACTCCTATTGATGAAGATTTTCCTGGCCGATTACTACACCAAGCTGCTTTGTGGGATAACGCGGAACTATTAGAAGATCTTTTGCGAGGAGAGCATGCACAATACATAAACAGTCAAGATTCATGGGGTAGAACTCCATTGCATGCTGCAGCTATTACAGAAAACTCAAGGTGTTTGGATGTATTGTTGTCTGCTGGTGCTAATCCAAATATACCATGTGGACCAAGAGGTCATTATAGAACACCATTACATATTTGTGCAGAACATGGTCATAGTTCCAATATTGAGAAACTCTTGGAATTTAATGCTGATTTAATGATTATGGACAATAACGGTCAAAAACCAATAGATGTAgctgaaaaaaatatgcaagacgtttgttcaaatttattgaaattggcAGCCGAGAAATATGAATTGGCGAAACTTGCAATGCATGCGTCTTTGCGTGCAACTTGTATTCAGGGAGATACAGTGGCAGCTAAAAACATTATTCAAGGAATCACTACCAATTTGGAGTACATTATTAACATGGCACCAAATGGAGCAAATACTCTACTTTTTATAGCATGTGAAATGGGTCACAAAGATatagtacgaatacttctagATCATGGCGCGGATTGCAGAATACATCCTGTTACAAAGTACTGTCCATTGTACATAGCATGTTATAATGGTAAGGTAGAGATTGTGGAACTGCTTCTCCGACATTTTCCTAAACAGGTTCACTCCTTAACAGTGGAAAAATGGTTACCAATTCATGCAGCAGCTATAAATGGTCATCATTTGGTTATTGATTTGCTGTTAAGATTCGAATATCCACAACAAACATACCAATGTTACAAAGATTCGTCTGGAGAATTTGAATATGACATGCCATTTGATATCAATACTCAAGATGTTACAGGACAGAATGTTCTTTACATATCTAGCATgcttggaaatattaaaatcgtaGAGCTGTTACTAAATTACAGAGTAAAAGCAAGAAAAATCAAAGAGGAAGATATGGGAGTTTCACAGCCACTTCCTATgtcgaaaaggaaaatttcaaGTGGAATTCAGAGGTTAATGTCTAGTTTAAATTTTAGGAGTAAAGcatttgataaaaaagatGACAATATGATATGCCCGTTAAATTTAGATTTGTACTGCAACAATGCTAGTGAAACCTCTTTATACGCTGCCGTGAGAGGTAAACACACAGAAGTCGTCACTGCTTTGTTAGTGGCAGGTGCCGATCCAAATTTACCTGTGAAAGTTCCTTGCGATCAAAGCGATCCAGAAAGTAATTACTCTAATGCATTAATAGTAGCTTGTCAGCAGCGCGACATAAAAATTGCTGAGCTCTTATTGAAGCATGGTGCTGTGGATAATACATGCAAAGCGATCAAAATTGCCGCACAAAATCGAGATGAACCCTTGACAGCGAAGCTCTTATCTATAAAAGCTTACCCCGACTCAGAGTATAAGATCAACAAAAAAGCCATGACCGAATGTACACAAACATCTCATTTTTCTGCGTTATCTTCTTTCGGTAACGTCACATATTCGACATTATTTCCAAATACTCCAACAATGATAAACTGGCATGATCAACAGTGTCATCTTTCGCAAATACGATCTCAATGGTTAATTGATGCCGTATTGCACGTGAACAAAAAACTGAGCGCCAAGAACAACGATCTGGTCTTGTATGCCATTACAAGGATAGATATTTCTCATAATTCCATCACCTCTATACCATcctctatattttatttacaaagtcTACGGTATCTTAGCATTGCTCAGAATAAAATAGACACTTTGACTGCTGAACCAAAAAGTCCTAAGGATAAATTGTGTCCGGTTTTGGAAGAGATGTATCTCCAAGACAATCGACTGGAACAATTACcagaatttattatgaatCTACCTGCGTTGGAGATAATGGACGTTTCCAACAATAAGCTGCAATGTCTTCCAGACAATTTATGGCGAGCGCCAAAGTTGAAGGAATTAAATGcatcgttcaatttattaaaagatctCCCTAGTCAAGtatcacaaaatatttctcgaaaatcgCAACGGGACGACGCATTAAATAATAGCCCCAGTAGTCGAAGCTTAGCGTCGCAACTCGCTATTTCACGCGAAGATTCGTTAGAGTTTGAATCGTTCACTAAAATAGCGAATGCACAAATCATCGAAATGAATCGCCCACATGTTTGGACCAGATCGGTCCatgtttcagaaaaaattTTGGATGATAACGAAGGCGGAGTAAGATCGGTATTAACGTCTCTGAATTTGGCGCACAACTTATTTAATAGTATTCCAGTGGCATTACCGTGCCTGGCTGTTACATTAGTGAGGTTGAACATGGCTTATAATTCTCTTCGATCTATGAGCCATATAACGTCCTACCCTGCGAGCTTAAAACAATTAGATTTGTCCAATAATCAGATCTCTCGATGGCCCAGTTTACCACAAGTGGATGGTGCTGATTTAACGGAGCAAGCAAACACCGCGTGCTATTGTCCTACTACAAATGTACAATCTCCGATTGTTCCAGGCAGTAACCGACAGACGGCAACGTCTTTACGTGACGTAGTTCTCATGTCAGTTTGCACGCACAGACGTCACTTACGATTAGAAAATTTGAGAACGTTGATTCTTACcaacaatttgttaaacagGATCCAATTGACTTCGATTGACGACGGGGAAATGCCAAAtttggaagaagaaaatgtagaTAAAGATACGAAAATAACTTACTCTGGTTcgaaattgtatttgttattCCCTAACGTCAGTATGCTCGATGTTAgcaacaataaattaaaagagattCCGCAAAATATTTACGAGCTTAACAATCTctctgttttaaatataagcGGCAATCCAGAAATTGTCGAGTTGCCACCACAAATGGGATTACTCTCCCGTTTATGGAATTTGAATACTCAAGGCTGTAGACTGCAAGAGCCTTTAAAGACAATGATTGAATCGAAAAAATATAAGACAATGGATGTTATTGGTTACTTAAAGTCAATTCTAGAAGATGCCAAACCGTATGCTCGAATGAAGTTAATGATTGTGGGAATACAAGGTATTGGGAAAACAAGTTTGTTGGAGCAACTAAGACAAGAAGGTGAGGTACCAAATAAGAAAAAAGCTTCCGAGCATTGGGCAAAAAGAATgggtaataaaaatattaacgcaAAAACTGCCAGGGGAACGACGATATCTACTGTTGGTGTCGACATCGGAGATTggatttatgagaaaaaaatgcgAGGTCAATCGTCTCACGGGCCTGTTTACTTTCGAACATGGGACTTTGGTGGACAAAGGGAATACTATGCAACgcatcaatattttttatctaagCGTAGCCTGTATTTGGTTGTATGGAGAATTACAGATGGCTTTAAAGGAGtctctgaaatatttcagtggttggtaaatattcaaagtagaGCGCCTAATACTCCAGTAATTATTGTTGGTACTCATTATGATATATCATACGAACATAGCGAAGCCTTACAACAATACATTCGCGATAAGTTTATAAATGTTGTCGATGCTGAGAAATGTGGCTTACCAAAAGTCATGGAAACTATCGAAGTAAGCTGTAAAACGAAACACAACATAAAGATGCTGTGCAACTTGATATACGACGTTGTTTTCAGTCTCAGATCGCCTGGAAGCAAAGAATTGCTACTCGAACAAAAAGTTCCTTCCAGTTATCTTGCCTTGGAAGATGTAGTAATACAACTTGCGCACGATAGAAAACTATCCGGCGGTGATCCGGTTTTGAAAGCTGACCAATACTATACAGCAGTAAATAACGAACTTCAGAAATTACATAGATCGTTCAGAGATCCTGCTGAGCTACATCAGGCGACGCTTTTCCTTCATGAGAATGGCATTATTTTGCATTATGATGACGCCACTCTGAAAGATTTATACTTCCTTGATCCACAATGGCTTTGTGACATGTTGGCACATGTAGTTACGATACGTGAAATTAATCCGTTTGCTAGATCTGGTATAATGAAACTAGATGACATTCAGCACGTCTTTAAATCATCAACGATATCATCCATTGACACACAAGGATATATCGTTAGTTTGTTAAATAAGTTTGAAGTTGCATTAACGTGGGATTATCGGACTTTACTAATTCCTTCTTTATTGCCAACTGAAGAAGATATTTTAAGAAGTAATCAAGTGATAAAAATCCCAGTAAAAACGCGAAGTTGGCATATGCgttgtaaaaaaattgcttCTCCAATGATAACATTTCAAAACTCATCCGGAGATAAAACAAACAATGAATGCGTATTGACATCTAGATCACAACCGGATTGCTCCGTTACAAGACTGCTCCTGATGTCTTACTTTCCAAGCGGCTTCTGGTCGAGGCTCATAACTAGAATTTTAGCCGATGATGCAATTGTTGAAATTGTGATGTCGTTTTTAGCGCCGTTTAAAGATTTTGTcgatgataatatttttataagtttgTTAGATATGCAAGCAGAATGGGTACTTTGGCAAACAGGAATAGAACTAAGGTATGCTAATATTACTTTACTACGTCTGAAAGAAgtcaattacaatttgaaaaacgtACCGTATGATTATAGACAGTATAAGTTTAAGTTAAAGCAAGATGGCATATGGTGCAAtgtagattttaaaaattcggcaattttagaaatttggTTTCCAGTTGACACATTGGTAATTAAGCAACCGATCATGTCTGATTCGGTGGATGAAGAACCAATGGGTTATCAGGCAATTGTAGTTGAACCTCGTCCAGAAAGCATGCCACAATTACTAGCATTAATAGTCGATcatattgatattttactAGAGGATTGGTATCCTACATTAGGAACACGGTTTGTGCACACATCCGAGGGTAAATTATTGGTCACACGGTTAATACCGTGTCCTCGATGTTTACTAAATAATGGAGAAAACGAGAACGAAATTAGCGATAATGATCGGTTAGTCGAagatattcaaaaatattatgtaaataaagaaagacaAAGTCAGGATAGTTATAAGTCGGATGGTGATAGTGGAGTAGGCTATGATAGCTTAACATCAAGTAGAATGCCATCGTTAGAAGGTCACCCAGATATTGCTAAACAAAATGCGCATTCTGAAGGTATTTTAGCATATTCCTGGATGGTTGAAGAGTGTATTCTATCTGCCTACAGTAATAAACCAATTAGTTGTCCTAAGCACTCTGATATACCATTATCACATGTAGCAccagatattatttttatggatCTTGGagcaaaacatttaataaaatcagaagatattaaattagGGAAACTGTTAGGTCGTGGCGCATTTGGCTTTGTTTTTAAAGGAGTATGTCGTTTACCTGGAACATATCAAAGAGCTGATATTGCTATAAAAATGCTACAACCAGTTCCACCAGGTCCAAATTCAAAACAGTCTGCTATTCTAGCTTACAAGGCTGCACAAAGTAAATGGGATCGAGATCCCTTACAATACGCTTGCAAAGCATACTGTACTGCTAGacaagaattaaatattttattaacgctTAGACACACGAATATTGTACCATTAATTGGCATAGTGGTTAGTCCACTCGCATTGGTATTAGATTTAGCACCAGGAGGTGCATTAGAtagtgttttaaaaaattacagacgTTCAGGTGCTAAATTAGACCCATATACATTACAAGCTATAATTCTTCAAGTAGCAAAAGCTGTAGAGTATCTTCATCAGCAACATGTAATTTATAGAGatttaaaatcagaaaatgttTTAGTGTGGCAAATGCCTCTACCTTTTCAAAATCATCCTGAACATCCTGTCCATGTTAAAGTAGCCGATTATGGTATATCCAGACTAACATTACCAACTGGTGCTAAAGGATTTGGTGGAACAGAAGGGTTTATGGCACCTGAAATTATTAAGTATAATGGCGAAGAAGAGTATACCGAGAAAGTTGATTCTTTTTCGTTTGGAATGTTCGTATATGAATTGATTACTTTAAGACAACCATTTGAAGGCCATGAAGCAGTTAAAGAATGTATTTTAGAAGGTGGAAGACCACCATTATCATATAGAGAGACATTTCATCCTTGTTATGCTCTTGATCTAATGGTTATATGTTGGGCTCAAAACCCAAAAGATCGACCAACTGCTAGCCAAATAGTTTCCATTGCATCTGCACCTGAATTTACACATCTTATAGATGTAATAGTATTAACGGAAAGAACGCAAGTAACTGCGATTACCATGACAAATAGGActatagaagaaaatataaatggtgATGAAATTTGGTTTGGGCATAATAATGGTGAAGTTGATATGTTACTGGGAACACAAAAAGGTTGGTTACAGCATGTTAGAATTGAAACCCCTATAATACCATATGCAATGTGCGGAGTAGATGGATATATTTGGATTGGGGATAATGCAGGTCAAGTACATGTTTATTTAGGCAGTAATTTTGGTTGTGTTGCTAGTTACAACCTTGAACCTGATCACCGTAAAGAATCTAAAGTAGTGGgtttaatatatttggaacaaataaaacaatttgtagTAGCATTACATAGtggaaaaatttttttattatcaaactCTTTCActcaaatgaaaaaagtagAAGTCGTGACTGACATACAAGATAATATAAAGACATATTCCTTGGCagctatttataaaaagaaacgcatATTGGAATTATGGGTTGGACAAAGTTTTGGTAGAATATCAATCTATGTCTTAAAAGACAACAATTTAATAGACACAGTACAAGTTTTTCATGCTACTGGAGAGGCAGCTATGAAAAACTTATTTGctacatatttattaagtgctgaaaattcaattttatcatatACATACCCTGGGTGTATTGTCTACCAATGGGATGTAGATACCAggcatataataaataaattagatatGTCAAAATTAGTACCTTGTTCAGAGAGTCTCAAGTCTATTTccatagaagaaaatttatcaacagaaaaatgtcaagtaACAGCTTTGGAAACTTGTAGAAATCAATTGTATATTGGTACTACTTGGGGATGTATTGTAGTAGCTGAATGTATCTCTCTTAGGCCAATTACTGTTTTTAGACCTTTCGAGGGTAAAGTATgtcaaataatatcatttaaatcAGCAGATGAAAAGAAGTTAGTACTGGCAACTGTAGGCCAAGGTTATAGAAGTTTAATTTCACGATACACAGATTTTCCAGTTGATTGTTCAGATGCAGACGATCTTAAGCATAGTATGTATGCTCTTTTATGGAGATCTGAACATTGGTCAGCTGCTTAA
- the LOC128873833 gene encoding oxidized purine nucleoside triphosphate hydrolase-like isoform X1 produces MSMRKIYSLVFVRKTTEILLGLKKRGFGEGKWNGFGGKVEAGETILQGAIRELKEECGLSVKDLKKIGLLEFEFEGNEILLEVHVFETYQYHGKVIESEEMQPKWYSLKDIPFKQMWLDDKYWFPYMLRGELFKGYFLYRSQDLILKYNIETVEELPVNCVS; encoded by the exons atgtctatgagaaaaatttattcattggTATTTGTTAGGAAGACAACAGAAATTTTACTAGGTTTAAAAAAACGAGGATTTGGAGAAGGTAAATGGAATGGTTTTGGCGGTAAAGTAGAAGCAGGGGAAACAATTCTTCAGGGAGCCATTCG tgaattaaaagaagaatgtgGTTTATCTGTAAaggatttgaaaaaaatcggTCTCTTAGAATTTGAGTTTGAAGGAAATGAGATTCTATTAGAGGTTCATGTCTTTGAAACATATCAGTACCATGGAAAAGTAATAGAATCTGAAG aaatgcaaCCAAAATGGTATAGTTTAAAAGATATACCTTTCAAACAAATGTGGCTAGATGACAAATATTGGTTTCCTTACATGTTACGAGGGGAATTATTCAAAGGATATTTTTTGTACCGAAGTCAGGACCTAATTCTTAAGTATAATATTGAAACTGTGGAAGAACTACCAGTAAATTGTGTctcttaa